In Musa acuminata AAA Group cultivar baxijiao chromosome BXJ2-8, Cavendish_Baxijiao_AAA, whole genome shotgun sequence, one genomic interval encodes:
- the LOC135618390 gene encoding protein SPEAR3-like → MESKQSNGLGSGSGRTGSSRKGKKERSKQPQRGLGVAQLEEIRLQSQMDEYVSSLNPPFCSNLNMEHSRVEMAPSSSSPLSRSGSSSFALRPNMMVRFGDAEERGIIHYGEHWSRSQLDQRRSVSSPHCYVPPTLTLSLFEHNTEEDSAQKRNQHDPRLGSIGQSSDTNDAQELDLDLKLSL, encoded by the exons ATGGAAAGCAAACAGTCGAATGGATTAGGGTCGGGAAGCGGAAGAACTGGTTCCTCcaggaaggggaagaaggagcGGTCAAAGCAACCCCAGAGAGGACTCGGGGTGGCTCAACTGGAGGAGATCAGATTACAAAGTCAAATGGACGAATACGTTTCTTCGCTTAACCCCCCATTCTGCAGCAATCTCAACATG GAACACTCGAGAGTAGAAATGGCACCTTCATCATCATCTCCCTTGTCGCGGTCAGGATCTTCATCCTTTGCACTCCGTCCTAATATGATG GTGAGATTTGGAGATGCTGAAGAGAGAGGCATCATTCATTATGGCGAGCATTGGTCGAG ATCGCAATTAGATCAAAGGAGGAGTGTTTCTTCTCCCCACTGCTATGTGCCACCAACTTTGACACTGTCCCTCTTCGAACACAACACTGAG GAGGATTCGgcacagaagaggaatcagcatGATCCAAGATTAGGATCGATCGGTCAGAGTTCTGATACCAATGATGCGCAAGAACTAGACTTGGATCTTAAACTGTCACTCTGA
- the LOC135619990 gene encoding rac-like GTP-binding protein 2 isoform X1 — MSATRFIKCVTVGDGAVGKTCMLICYTSNKFPTDYIPTVFDNFSANVSVDGSIVNLGLWDTAGQEDYSRLRPLSYRGADIFILAFSLISRASYENVLKKWMPELRRFAPKVPVILVGTKLDLRNDKTYLADHPAATTITAAQGEGLRKQIGAAAYIECSSKTQQNVKAVFDTAIKVVLQPSRRKEMAKKNKRNSGCLMANFVCGGACVA, encoded by the exons ATGAGTGCTACGAGGTTCATTAAATGTGTGACTGTCGGAGATGGGGCTGTGGGGAAGACCTGCATGCTCATCTGCTACACCAGCAACAAGTTCCCCACC GATTATATTCCTACTGTGTTTGACAACTTCAGTGCTAATGTCTCTGTGGATGGCAGCATTGTCAACTTAGGGTTGTGGGATACTGCAG GACAAGAAGACTATAGCAGATTGAGGCCTCTGAGTTATAGAGGAGCAGATATATTTATTCTGGCCTTCTCTCTAATTAGCAGGGCAAGCTATGAAAATGTTCTTAAGAAG TGGATGCCTGAACTCCGTCGCTTTGCACCCAAAGTTCCAGTTATTCTGGTTGGAACCAAGCtag ATCTTCGCAATGACAAAACATATCTTGCTGATCATCCAGCTGCAACTACAATAACTGCAGCACAG GGAGAAGGGCTCAGGAAACAGATTGGTGCTGCAGCGTATATCGAGTGTAGCTCGAAAACCCAACAG AATGTCAAGGCTGTCTTCGATACTGCAATCAAGGTAGTTCTTCAACCTTCACGAAGGAAGGAGATggccaagaaaaataaaagaaactctGGTTGTCTAATGGC GAATTTTGTGTGTGGAGGCGCATGTGTTGCCTAG
- the LOC135619990 gene encoding rac-like GTP-binding protein 2 isoform X2: protein MSATRFIKCVTVGDGAVGKTCMLICYTSNKFPTDYIPTVFDNFSANVSVDGSIVNLGLWDTAGQEDYSRLRPLSYRGADIFILAFSLISRASYENVLKKWMPELRRFAPKVPVILVGTKLDLRNDKTYLADHPAATTITAAQGEGLRKQIGAAAYIECSSKTQQEFCVWRRMCCLEIRKKLIMVC from the exons ATGAGTGCTACGAGGTTCATTAAATGTGTGACTGTCGGAGATGGGGCTGTGGGGAAGACCTGCATGCTCATCTGCTACACCAGCAACAAGTTCCCCACC GATTATATTCCTACTGTGTTTGACAACTTCAGTGCTAATGTCTCTGTGGATGGCAGCATTGTCAACTTAGGGTTGTGGGATACTGCAG GACAAGAAGACTATAGCAGATTGAGGCCTCTGAGTTATAGAGGAGCAGATATATTTATTCTGGCCTTCTCTCTAATTAGCAGGGCAAGCTATGAAAATGTTCTTAAGAAG TGGATGCCTGAACTCCGTCGCTTTGCACCCAAAGTTCCAGTTATTCTGGTTGGAACCAAGCtag ATCTTCGCAATGACAAAACATATCTTGCTGATCATCCAGCTGCAACTACAATAACTGCAGCACAG GGAGAAGGGCTCAGGAAACAGATTGGTGCTGCAGCGTATATCGAGTGTAGCTCGAAAACCCAACAG GAATTTTGTGTGTGGAGGCGCATGTGTTGCCTAGAAATTAGAAAGAAACTAATCATGGTATGCTGA
- the LOC103996120 gene encoding uncharacterized protein LOC103996120 isoform X2, protein MVCGYVAGVRKRDARICWPLFMPDNESSDILANMLPPLHVSKFKRWSCLNCIHMINASADATGNADSTNVQHKDINIKKILLNDDTKRLCFHSKECENIVHGERLVSNSCNNVSHVKPSTALYCGKKETGSTTEDAAREGTQIFICEKFRSEENQDQTFKPALAVAEGVELEARETQTRNIMVTQNKFDTIHLCDDVSPLVSVKPNRHSTNGVSDRVLIFGGTNPATYGNKDNVDGIAAKGKIYVIPDGMPKECRNLVGVDLGILRDDALTATAANVTNYDFTGLDQSNNEASYGTLDLSDGVNCSQNQNSLLSSSHEKVNHKKARKLRLLEDILKSEELHVPKKVCAFKGDAETCEMMNSDDRCSVGTNFEAQTRNCKSNLASRNSEVTTANPVNGAEADQSKDEEVTLLHWLKKVSKKFVTDDFQNKKALGAKGSAEIMYMEKVGISPSTHNEKDANPLPKRSGVSKQKKCYSVEKENKVPQVKPSGRCLISQKENLISKIAMMKHVCPDNVYPKMRNMISAPGKLVRSCDKKANFNRRKKKASQVEDRNSLQINWSRKGVVKKRRTTKMHEKEALDDIPMDIVELLARNQHERSLTNAEIASKKHHELSIINGEIRSGNISCVSEYCGSKDTNALYKSNALVNDTVHDVPTASCGKQNADHGTEAYYCAKYQKHILIDLNQQATEFPAIPAYDGHQSSTTHIPVVDPRKTHSLPSSCGRIRMQDFGSYQKDGVSAQSSAAGTHDMLSAPVKGRKYGISSGNNHAHCNYGKMVPYDSVFDRNQNTVVKTTDYQEPVMLTGSHILNAGGKSEQSTNRTTQPTTSCTVGGGNRCHSGGTGPMDLSNNDMISALHLLRLVDQAALTGTSWDINRVGIAQNSNLNFTNQSTQVPGVKNGVKIREAHQNSVATGYSAHNQNEGNFSRPHRPVPRVGVLGSLLQKEIMTRSNKCVAPLGCGARWSGELPSFFTEGIGRTDASSSANHTEYGDHSSQLSVTASTKTIVKAGDSPVHKFEMRQVRVSKNNELIQSVRHDCTTTNCIVNRNPADFSIPDEDNIYMRGFEDVSSKCPFPHKNPWYQTHHDGKKWQTMKLPVLKGP, encoded by the exons ATGGTTTG TGGTTACGTTGCTGGTGTTCGGAAGAGGGATGCAAGGATTTGTTGGCCATTGTTTATGCCCGACAATGAAAGTTCAGATATACTCGCCAACATGCTGCCACCCCTGCATGTTTCTAAGTTCAAACGATGGAGTTGCCTGAACTGTATTCATATGATTAACGCTTCTGCAGATGCAACAGGAAATGCAGACTCTACAAATGTACAACACaaagatataaatataaaaaaaattcttttaaatgatgatacaaaaaGGTTATGTTTTCATTCTAAAGAATGTGAAAACATCGTACATGGGGAGAGGCTAGTCTCAAATTCTTGTAACAATGTTAGTCATGTCAAACCTAGCACAGCACTATATTGTGGCAAGAAAGAGACTGGATCTACAACAGAAGATGCAGCCAGAGAAG GTACACAAATATTTATATGTGAGAAATTTAGATCTGAAGAGAATCAAGATCAGACATTCAAACCTGCGTTGGCTGTGGCTGAAGGTGTGGAATTAGAAGCAAGAGAAACCCAGACAAGAAACATTATGGTTACTCAAAACAAATTTGATACTATTCATCTTTGTGATGATGTTTCTCCCCTGGTTTCTGTCAAACCAAATAGACATTCAACCAATGGAGTATCTGATAGAGTACTGATTTTCGGAGGCACCAATCCTGCAACATATGGAAACAAAGATAATGTTGATGGGATTGCTGCCAAAGGCAAAATATATGTAATACCTGATGGCATGCCCAAAGAATGTAGGAATCTGGTTGGTGTTGATCTTGGCATTCTAAGAGATGATGCACTAACTGCAACTGCAGCTAATGTCACCAATTATGATTTTACAGGCTTAGATCAGAGCAACAATGAAGCATCATATGGTACTCTAGATTTATCTGATGGTGTGAATTGTAGCCAAAATCAGAACAGTCTGTTGAGCAGTTCACATGAAAAAGTGAACCACAAAAAGGCTCGTAAGCTACGGTTGCTGGAGGATATTCTGAAAAGTGAAGAGTTACATGTACCTAAAAAAGTTTGTGCTTTCAAAGGAGATGCAGAAACATGTGAAATGATGAACAGTGATGACCGATGTTCAGTTGGAACAAACTTTGAAGCTCAAACCAGAAATTGCAAAAGCAATCTTGCTAGCCGGAACTCTGAAGTGACAACTGCCAATCCTGttaatggtgcagaagctgatcaGAGCAAAGATGAGGAGGTTACTCTACTTCATTGGCTAAAGAAGGTTTCTAAGAAATTTGTCACTGATGACTTTCAAAACAAGAAGGCCCTTGGTGCAAAAGGATCTGCTGAAATCATGTACATGGAGAAAGTTGGTATATCTCCTAGTACACATAATGAGAAGGATGCAAATCCTCTTCCTAAACGTTCTGGAGTAAGTAAACAGAAAAAATGTTATAGTGTTGAAAAGGAAAATAAGGTGCCTCAAGTTAAACCAAGTGGCCGTTGCCTCATATCACAAAAGGAAAATTTAATTTCTAAAATAGCAATGATGAAACATGTTTGTCCTGACAATGTTTATCCTAAAATGAGAAACATGATTTCTGCACCTGGGAAACTAGTTAGGAGTTGTGATAAAAAAGCCAACTTTAATAGAAGGAAGAAAAAGGCATCACAAGTTGAGGACAGAAATTCTTTGCAGATAAACTGGTCAAGG AAAGGAGTGGTAAAGAAACGAAGGACCACAAAGATGCATGAAAAAGAAGCTCTAGATGACATTCCAATGGATATTGTCGAACTCTTAGCTAGAAACCAGCATGAAAGAAGTCTGACGAATGCTGAGATTGCTAGCAAAAAGCATCATGAGTTGTCAATTATAAATGGTGAGATAAGGTCTGGAAATATTTCATGTGTATCTGAATATTGTGGAAGCAAGGATACAAATGCCCTGTATAAGAGCAATGCCCTGGTCAATGATACAGTACATGATGTTCCCACTGCCTCCTGTGGTAAACAGAATGCTGACCATGGTACAGAAGCCTACTATTGTGCTAAATATCAGAAGCATATCCTCATTGATCTGAACCAACAAGCTACAGAGTTTCCGGCAATTCCAGCATATGATGGGCACCAATCCAGTACAACTCACATTCCTGTTGTTGATCCTAGGAAAACCCATTCTCTTCCAAGTTCTTGTGGCAGAATCAGGATGCAAGATTTCGGATCATATCAAAAAGATGGAGTTTCAGCTCAGAGTTCAGCTGCAGGTACCCATGACATGTTGTCAGCACCAGTAAAAGGTAGAAAATATGGAATCAGTTCTGGGAACAACCATGCTCATTGCAATTATGGAAAAATGGTACCTTATGATTCagtttttgatagaaatcagaacacaGTTGTTAAAACAACTGATTATCAGGAACCAGTGATGCTAACTGGTTCCCATATACTGAATGCGGGAGGAAAATCTGAGCAATCCACAAACAGGACAACTCAACCAACCACATCTTGCACTGTGGGAGGAGGAAACAGGTGCCATTCAGGAGGAACAGGGCCAATGGATTTGTCTAACAATGATATGATATCAGCATTACATTTGCTTAGGCTAGTTGATCAGGCAGCTCTGACAGGTACATCATGGGATATAAACCGTGTCGGAATTGCCCAAAATTCCAACTTAAATTTTACTAATCAATCCACTCAGGTGCCTGGTGTGAAAAATGGGGTCAAAATTAGAGAAGCCCATCAAAATTCAGTTGCAACTGGGTACTCTGCTCATAATCAAAATGAGGGAAATTTCAGCAGACCTCACCGCCCAGTTCCTAGAGTAGGTGTTCTTGGGTCTTTGCTGCAAAAGGAAATCATGACTCGTTCAAACAAGTGTGTGGCACCACTGGGTTGTGGAGCTAGATGGTCTGGCGAACTTCCATCTTTCTTCACTGAAGGAATAGGGAGAACAGATGCCTCTTCTTCAGCTAACCATACTGAATATGGTGATCACAGTAGCCAACTCTCTGTGACTGCAAGTACCAAAACGATAGTAAAAGCTGGTGATTCTCCTGTACATAAGTTTGAGATGAGGCAGGTTCGGGTCAGCAAAAACAATGAGCTCATCCAATCTGTTAGACATGATTGCACAACTACAAACTGCATTGTCAACAGAAACCCTGCTGACTTCAGCATACCTGATGAAGACAACATCTACATGCGAGGGTTTGAAGATGTAAGCTCTAAATGTCCGTTCCCCCACAAAAATCCATGGTATCAAACTCATCATGATGGGAAGAAGTGGCAGACGATGAAGCTTCCAGTTCTGAAGGGACCTTGA
- the LOC103996120 gene encoding uncharacterized protein LOC103996120 isoform X1 yields MEVDVKELNTKGKECVRLADGKNDADECNHFTIRGYVAGVRKRDARICWPLFMPDNESSDILANMLPPLHVSKFKRWSCLNCIHMINASADATGNADSTNVQHKDINIKKILLNDDTKRLCFHSKECENIVHGERLVSNSCNNVSHVKPSTALYCGKKETGSTTEDAAREGTQIFICEKFRSEENQDQTFKPALAVAEGVELEARETQTRNIMVTQNKFDTIHLCDDVSPLVSVKPNRHSTNGVSDRVLIFGGTNPATYGNKDNVDGIAAKGKIYVIPDGMPKECRNLVGVDLGILRDDALTATAANVTNYDFTGLDQSNNEASYGTLDLSDGVNCSQNQNSLLSSSHEKVNHKKARKLRLLEDILKSEELHVPKKVCAFKGDAETCEMMNSDDRCSVGTNFEAQTRNCKSNLASRNSEVTTANPVNGAEADQSKDEEVTLLHWLKKVSKKFVTDDFQNKKALGAKGSAEIMYMEKVGISPSTHNEKDANPLPKRSGVSKQKKCYSVEKENKVPQVKPSGRCLISQKENLISKIAMMKHVCPDNVYPKMRNMISAPGKLVRSCDKKANFNRRKKKASQVEDRNSLQINWSRKGVVKKRRTTKMHEKEALDDIPMDIVELLARNQHERSLTNAEIASKKHHELSIINGEIRSGNISCVSEYCGSKDTNALYKSNALVNDTVHDVPTASCGKQNADHGTEAYYCAKYQKHILIDLNQQATEFPAIPAYDGHQSSTTHIPVVDPRKTHSLPSSCGRIRMQDFGSYQKDGVSAQSSAAGTHDMLSAPVKGRKYGISSGNNHAHCNYGKMVPYDSVFDRNQNTVVKTTDYQEPVMLTGSHILNAGGKSEQSTNRTTQPTTSCTVGGGNRCHSGGTGPMDLSNNDMISALHLLRLVDQAALTGTSWDINRVGIAQNSNLNFTNQSTQVPGVKNGVKIREAHQNSVATGYSAHNQNEGNFSRPHRPVPRVGVLGSLLQKEIMTRSNKCVAPLGCGARWSGELPSFFTEGIGRTDASSSANHTEYGDHSSQLSVTASTKTIVKAGDSPVHKFEMRQVRVSKNNELIQSVRHDCTTTNCIVNRNPADFSIPDEDNIYMRGFEDVSSKCPFPHKNPWYQTHHDGKKWQTMKLPVLKGP; encoded by the exons ATGGAAGTAGATGTAAAGGAGCTCAATACCAAAGGAAAAGAATGTGTTCGTTTGGCTGATGGCAAGAATGATGCAGATGAGTGCAACCATTTTACAATTCG TGGTTACGTTGCTGGTGTTCGGAAGAGGGATGCAAGGATTTGTTGGCCATTGTTTATGCCCGACAATGAAAGTTCAGATATACTCGCCAACATGCTGCCACCCCTGCATGTTTCTAAGTTCAAACGATGGAGTTGCCTGAACTGTATTCATATGATTAACGCTTCTGCAGATGCAACAGGAAATGCAGACTCTACAAATGTACAACACaaagatataaatataaaaaaaattcttttaaatgatgatacaaaaaGGTTATGTTTTCATTCTAAAGAATGTGAAAACATCGTACATGGGGAGAGGCTAGTCTCAAATTCTTGTAACAATGTTAGTCATGTCAAACCTAGCACAGCACTATATTGTGGCAAGAAAGAGACTGGATCTACAACAGAAGATGCAGCCAGAGAAG GTACACAAATATTTATATGTGAGAAATTTAGATCTGAAGAGAATCAAGATCAGACATTCAAACCTGCGTTGGCTGTGGCTGAAGGTGTGGAATTAGAAGCAAGAGAAACCCAGACAAGAAACATTATGGTTACTCAAAACAAATTTGATACTATTCATCTTTGTGATGATGTTTCTCCCCTGGTTTCTGTCAAACCAAATAGACATTCAACCAATGGAGTATCTGATAGAGTACTGATTTTCGGAGGCACCAATCCTGCAACATATGGAAACAAAGATAATGTTGATGGGATTGCTGCCAAAGGCAAAATATATGTAATACCTGATGGCATGCCCAAAGAATGTAGGAATCTGGTTGGTGTTGATCTTGGCATTCTAAGAGATGATGCACTAACTGCAACTGCAGCTAATGTCACCAATTATGATTTTACAGGCTTAGATCAGAGCAACAATGAAGCATCATATGGTACTCTAGATTTATCTGATGGTGTGAATTGTAGCCAAAATCAGAACAGTCTGTTGAGCAGTTCACATGAAAAAGTGAACCACAAAAAGGCTCGTAAGCTACGGTTGCTGGAGGATATTCTGAAAAGTGAAGAGTTACATGTACCTAAAAAAGTTTGTGCTTTCAAAGGAGATGCAGAAACATGTGAAATGATGAACAGTGATGACCGATGTTCAGTTGGAACAAACTTTGAAGCTCAAACCAGAAATTGCAAAAGCAATCTTGCTAGCCGGAACTCTGAAGTGACAACTGCCAATCCTGttaatggtgcagaagctgatcaGAGCAAAGATGAGGAGGTTACTCTACTTCATTGGCTAAAGAAGGTTTCTAAGAAATTTGTCACTGATGACTTTCAAAACAAGAAGGCCCTTGGTGCAAAAGGATCTGCTGAAATCATGTACATGGAGAAAGTTGGTATATCTCCTAGTACACATAATGAGAAGGATGCAAATCCTCTTCCTAAACGTTCTGGAGTAAGTAAACAGAAAAAATGTTATAGTGTTGAAAAGGAAAATAAGGTGCCTCAAGTTAAACCAAGTGGCCGTTGCCTCATATCACAAAAGGAAAATTTAATTTCTAAAATAGCAATGATGAAACATGTTTGTCCTGACAATGTTTATCCTAAAATGAGAAACATGATTTCTGCACCTGGGAAACTAGTTAGGAGTTGTGATAAAAAAGCCAACTTTAATAGAAGGAAGAAAAAGGCATCACAAGTTGAGGACAGAAATTCTTTGCAGATAAACTGGTCAAGG AAAGGAGTGGTAAAGAAACGAAGGACCACAAAGATGCATGAAAAAGAAGCTCTAGATGACATTCCAATGGATATTGTCGAACTCTTAGCTAGAAACCAGCATGAAAGAAGTCTGACGAATGCTGAGATTGCTAGCAAAAAGCATCATGAGTTGTCAATTATAAATGGTGAGATAAGGTCTGGAAATATTTCATGTGTATCTGAATATTGTGGAAGCAAGGATACAAATGCCCTGTATAAGAGCAATGCCCTGGTCAATGATACAGTACATGATGTTCCCACTGCCTCCTGTGGTAAACAGAATGCTGACCATGGTACAGAAGCCTACTATTGTGCTAAATATCAGAAGCATATCCTCATTGATCTGAACCAACAAGCTACAGAGTTTCCGGCAATTCCAGCATATGATGGGCACCAATCCAGTACAACTCACATTCCTGTTGTTGATCCTAGGAAAACCCATTCTCTTCCAAGTTCTTGTGGCAGAATCAGGATGCAAGATTTCGGATCATATCAAAAAGATGGAGTTTCAGCTCAGAGTTCAGCTGCAGGTACCCATGACATGTTGTCAGCACCAGTAAAAGGTAGAAAATATGGAATCAGTTCTGGGAACAACCATGCTCATTGCAATTATGGAAAAATGGTACCTTATGATTCagtttttgatagaaatcagaacacaGTTGTTAAAACAACTGATTATCAGGAACCAGTGATGCTAACTGGTTCCCATATACTGAATGCGGGAGGAAAATCTGAGCAATCCACAAACAGGACAACTCAACCAACCACATCTTGCACTGTGGGAGGAGGAAACAGGTGCCATTCAGGAGGAACAGGGCCAATGGATTTGTCTAACAATGATATGATATCAGCATTACATTTGCTTAGGCTAGTTGATCAGGCAGCTCTGACAGGTACATCATGGGATATAAACCGTGTCGGAATTGCCCAAAATTCCAACTTAAATTTTACTAATCAATCCACTCAGGTGCCTGGTGTGAAAAATGGGGTCAAAATTAGAGAAGCCCATCAAAATTCAGTTGCAACTGGGTACTCTGCTCATAATCAAAATGAGGGAAATTTCAGCAGACCTCACCGCCCAGTTCCTAGAGTAGGTGTTCTTGGGTCTTTGCTGCAAAAGGAAATCATGACTCGTTCAAACAAGTGTGTGGCACCACTGGGTTGTGGAGCTAGATGGTCTGGCGAACTTCCATCTTTCTTCACTGAAGGAATAGGGAGAACAGATGCCTCTTCTTCAGCTAACCATACTGAATATGGTGATCACAGTAGCCAACTCTCTGTGACTGCAAGTACCAAAACGATAGTAAAAGCTGGTGATTCTCCTGTACATAAGTTTGAGATGAGGCAGGTTCGGGTCAGCAAAAACAATGAGCTCATCCAATCTGTTAGACATGATTGCACAACTACAAACTGCATTGTCAACAGAAACCCTGCTGACTTCAGCATACCTGATGAAGACAACATCTACATGCGAGGGTTTGAAGATGTAAGCTCTAAATGTCCGTTCCCCCACAAAAATCCATGGTATCAAACTCATCATGATGGGAAGAAGTGGCAGACGATGAAGCTTCCAGTTCTGAAGGGACCTTGA